The Deltaproteobacteria bacterium genomic interval CCCTTCTACAAATGCCGCCTTGTGCTTTTCGATAAAGGCCTTGCCCTTATCGGTCACTGCCTCTGCCGTAAAATCACCGGACTCGGTTTCACGAAGCAGCACATCCGAGCCTTCCTTTGCGTCAGGGGTAAGCCCAACAGAGGTGCAAAAGCACGAATCATCGCCCTTTGTGCATGCAATAGAGATAACGACGGCCTTGTCTTCTCTCTTCGTATAGAACTCGTCTATAAAATCCCAGGTAAACACGCTTCTAAGCGACGCCGCACTTGCCGCATCGCAGGGCCTTGAGCCGAATATAACGGTACCCTGCGGATTTACCTCAACTCCCTCGACCTTTACGCCTTCCTTCGTGTTCTTAATCGTAAGAACCGGCTCTGTCTGCGGGAAGAAGAACTCCTTAAAGGAATTCCTCGGCACCACGTAGTCGAAGGTCATGTCCTCGGACTTGGTAAGCGGCCTGAATGCCGTTTGCCTGGCCTCGACCTTCGGCGCGACGAACGCGCCCCCGGCCTTTGTCACGGCCTCGAACACTGCCTTTATGCTGTCTTTTTTAAGTATCTTTTTGCTCATCTCTATAGGTCTCTTTTATTTAATGAACTCTTCTTTATCGTCGGGCTTAAACACTATCATCGGCGGATGCTCGTTGGGATTATAACCCGACTTATAGTCAAAGGCCGCCTTTACCTCGAGCGCTATTCTCTGGTTAACGAGATTTAGCGGGATGTTTACCGGGCAGGCCCTCTCGCACTCCCCGCAGAAGGTGCAGCGTCCGGCAAGGTGCTGGGCCCGGATAAGGTTCCACGCCATGTTGCCTCTCGGGTGAGCCGAGGTCTCTATCCACTGCGGCATGTTCTTATCGGCTATGCAGCGCTCGCAGTAGCAGAGCGAACACGTCTGGCGGCAGGCATAGCACTTTATGCAGCGCGAGAACTGCTCACTCCAGAACGCCCATCTCTCGGAGGCGGTCTTCTTATCGAGTTCCTTTATCTTATCGTACACCATGCCCGTTGGCTCTTCCGGCGGCGTAAAGGTGGACTTATTGCCTATAACGGCATCCGTAACATGCGGGTTCCTGACATCGCAGTTATGGCACTTTGTCGGCATGACCTCGGGCTTAAGCTTCGCGCCCATGTCGGCAGTGCCGTCAGAGGCCCTTGGCCAGAGTTCCTGCTTATAGATCATGCCCTCGCAGGTCATGCCTATTATATGCACGTCCTCGCGCTTAAGCTGGCCTTCGCTCATCATCACGACAAGGTTACGTATGTCGCAGCCCTTCGCAACTATTGCGGCCTTGCCCATGGCCTTCACATCCGGGTACTTACGCGTCAGGTACACAGAAAGATTGTTGACGCAAAGCGGATTAAATACAAGCTTTGCCGCATCCTCGGGCTTTCTTATGAACACCGGGGTCGTATGCGTCTTACGCCTGTTCCAGCCGTAGCCTATGACGACCTTTACCGCGCCCTTTTCAAGAAGCTCTTTTGCTGTTTTTCTAAGTATATCTTCCATCTTCTATCCTATCGACGATTATGCGCCCTTGTGCGCGGCATTCAACTTTAAGAAAAACTCCTCTGACTTCGCAAACGAGTTCGCCAGAAACTTTTCCCTTATAACATTTCTATCGACAAAGTAATTACCCTTATCGTTTTTCTTAAAGCCTTCCCTTACGCCGTCGAACTCCTCGCCATTTAGAAGGAATCCATTGCCCTCGTTCTCGAGGAGCACGACGTAGAGCCCGGTATCCTTATCCTCTGCGGCCATGTCGCGAAAGCTCACGAACATCTCTTCGTTTAGCATCCAGCCCGTGCCGTCTTTTTCCTCGCTCTCGGCCCTTATGAACATCACGCCCGAGAGGTCTTCGCTTTGCGCAAGGTATACTTCCTGGTCCATCCACTTAAAGAACCCGGACCTCTTGAATAACTCAAAACCGCGAATCTTCAACGCATCAACAAACGCTGCCTTTACCTTGTCCTGGTCAACCCGGCTTATCATCCCCTTTAGCTGCCTTCCCCTTTTGAAAGCTCCTTGTACTCGGCAAACGGCCCGAGCTTACCGACCTCGTCTGTTATCTGGTTAATAAGGTCAACCCACTTTATCGCCTGAGAGGCGGAAACCCACGCAAAGTGGAGCCTCCTCATGTCTATGCCTGTAAATTCCATCAGGCTCTTGAAGGCAATCCAGCGCCTTCTTGCGTGGTAATTGCCGGTGGTATAGTGGCAATCCCCCGGATGGCAGCCCGAGACGAGCACGCCGTCTGCGCCGTTCTCGAATGCCTTTATTATGAATAGCGGGTCTATCCTGCCTGTGCAAGGAAGCTTTATGATTCGCACATTCGGCTTATACTCCATGCGGCTCGTGCCCGCAAGGTCAGCGCCTGCGTACGTGCACCAGTTGCACACAAAGGCCATTATCTTCGGCCCTGGTATGCCGCTTGCCTGTTCTGCCGCAGTATTTTTTACGGTTGCCGTAGACATATCCCTTCCCTCTTAGAACGCGTTTATCGCGGCAAAGACCTGCTCGTCGGTATAGCCGGCGAGGTCTATGGCCTTGCTTCTGCATGCTGCAACACACACGCCGCAGCCCTGGCAAACGCCCTCGTTCACTCTGGCAAGCCACTTAACGGTTTTGCCTTGCCTGTCCTTTACCTCGTCTTTTTCTATTGCCGAGTACGGGCACGCAGTGTAACAATCCCAGCATGCGTTGCAAGTGGATTTATTCACGCCGGCAACGATTGGCTCCCTCGCCATCCTGTCAGCTGAGAAGAGCGCAAGGACTTTACTTGCAGCCGCGCTTCCCATGCAGACGGACTCTGGTATATCCATCGGGCCTACGCACGTGCCAGAGAGAAACACGCCTGCAGTGACGGTCTCAACCGGCTTAAGCTTCGGGTGGTACTCATTATAGAACAGGTGCTTGTCGTATCCAATGCCAAGCTTCTGCGCAAAGGTATCTGCGCCCTTTCTCGACACTAGCGCTGTCGCAAGGACGACCATATCGGCCTCTATCTCAACCTGTGTGCCCGCTATGGTGTCGGCTCCCTGCACCATTATCTTGCCGTTCTTTTCATAAACGCGAGATACTCTGCCCCTTAGATACATCGCGCCCTCGTGCTCGATTGCGCGCCTTGTGAATTCTTCGTAACGTTTGCCGCCGCTTCTTATGTCCATGTAGAACACATACGCCTGGCCGTGGTGCACCTTGTGCTTGTATAGCATCGTGTGCTTGGCAGTGTACATGCAGCAAATCTTACTGCAATAGCTAACTCCCTTTGCCTCGTCCCTCGAGCCTACGCACTGTATGAATACGATAGTCTCGGGGGTTTTACCGTCAGAGGGCCTCTTTATCGCCCCAC includes:
- a CDS encoding 4Fe-4S dicluster domain-containing protein, which gives rise to MSKKILKKDSIKAVFEAVTKAGGAFVAPKVEARQTAFRPLTKSEDMTFDYVVPRNSFKEFFFPQTEPVLTIKNTKEGVKVEGVEVNPQGTVIFGSRPCDAASAASLRSVFTWDFIDEFYTKREDKAVVISIACTKGDDSCFCTSVGLTPDAKEGSDVLLRETESGDFTAEAVTDKGKAFIEKHKAAFVEGDAREKAIFKPAKVNADIDKIKARLKDTAHYDEKDLWPDLARKCVGCGACTFSCPTCHCFDITDEGSFTEGERRKNWDACQFEFFTLHASGHNPRDTQFKRWRNRFMCKFHIYPGKFKTKGCVGCGRCIRVCPVRLDITEVMEELSK
- a CDS encoding 4Fe-4S dicluster domain-containing protein, with protein sequence MEDILRKTAKELLEKGAVKVVIGYGWNRRKTHTTPVFIRKPEDAAKLVFNPLCVNNLSVYLTRKYPDVKAMGKAAIVAKGCDIRNLVVMMSEGQLKREDVHIIGMTCEGMIYKQELWPRASDGTADMGAKLKPEVMPTKCHNCDVRNPHVTDAVIGNKSTFTPPEEPTGMVYDKIKELDKKTASERWAFWSEQFSRCIKCYACRQTCSLCYCERCIADKNMPQWIETSAHPRGNMAWNLIRAQHLAGRCTFCGECERACPVNIPLNLVNQRIALEVKAAFDYKSGYNPNEHPPMIVFKPDDKEEFIK
- a CDS encoding hydrogenase iron-sulfur subunit yields the protein MSTATVKNTAAEQASGIPGPKIMAFVCNWCTYAGADLAGTSRMEYKPNVRIIKLPCTGRIDPLFIIKAFENGADGVLVSGCHPGDCHYTTGNYHARRRWIAFKSLMEFTGIDMRRLHFAWVSASQAIKWVDLINQITDEVGKLGPFAEYKELSKGEGS